The sequence AAGAGCCACGTGCCCGCCAGTATCAGGCCCGCAGTACCTCGCCCTTTTCCTCGTCCCAGCGCCAGGCTGAGCGCCCAGGGCGGATCTCGACGCCGCCGACCCACCGCACGCCGCGCTGGATCGAGATGTAATCCTCCTCGCCCGCAAGCACGCGCCGTCCCGCATCGCGCAGCGAGAAGACCCGCTTCGGCCAGGGCTGTCCCGCACTGTCCGGATCCATCAGAATCACCGGATCGGTACTCTTCGCGAGCTCGGTCAGCACGTGCCAGAACATCAGGTCGCCGAGAAACGGCAGCGGCTCGCGCCGCGCCATCAGGATCTGGAAGATCTGGCCCGCGGGCATGTCTCCGAGGTCGTCCAGAATCGACAGCGTGATCCGTTGCGTCAGGCCGAGGCCGCTCTTCGGAGCCGGGAGTTCGGCCAGATGACGCCGGAGCGCCGGCGCCATCAGTTGCAGCGTCGGCGTCCCTGCGGCGGCAATCTCCGCCAGCGCAGACGGGTTGGCATCCGTTACCGCGTCCCAGACTCGCGCGCCGAGGGCGAGTTGCTCCTCCGTCACCGGATGCAGCTCGTATTCCCAGAGCCAGAGCAGGACTTCCGGGTGAAGCTGGCCGAGGCCGACGAAGTCCTGTACGCCGGGCACCTGACCGACACAGATCATCCTCAGGTCGGGCCGCTTTTCGGTCCGGTGGAAGGCCGCGAGTAGACGCGCCAGAATCAGCTGGTCGTAATGGTCGTGCTCAAACCAGAGCACGGTCGGCGCGCCTTCGTTCAATTTCTCCACAGCCACGTATTCGGCCTTGAGTTTTGCCTCGCTCTCCGCCTGTTCGCGGCCATACGCGCCGGAAATAAAATCCGCCCGCCGGGAAATGAACTCGGCCAGCGGCACACGCGGCACCGGCCCCTGGCAATAGGGATCGGAGAATTCGAGGAAACGTCCCTTGAAGCCCGCGACCTCAAGGCTGTGTCGGATATCCTCGCCGCAACGGATATGCGTCGTCTCGGGCGTATCCGGCAGGTCCGGCTTGCCCGCCTCGATGCGGAGCCGGTCGAATCTCAGGCGCTCGATATGCGCCTTCATGCGCGGCCA is a genomic window of Nisaea sediminum containing:
- a CDS encoding DUF1835 domain-containing protein; the encoded protein is MSKSNAPASAGPREFFGGRLNLEQQRKRAKELLELVRDGDPQACGRAESHHPNALADDFKLSDAQLVIARENGFLSWPRMKAHIERLRFDRLRIEAGKPDLPDTPETTHIRCGEDIRHSLEVAGFKGRFLEFSDPYCQGPVPRVPLAEFISRRADFISGAYGREQAESEAKLKAEYVAVEKLNEGAPTVLWFEHDHYDQLILARLLAAFHRTEKRPDLRMICVGQVPGVQDFVGLGQLHPEVLLWLWEYELHPVTEEQLALGARVWDAVTDANPSALAEIAAAGTPTLQLMAPALRRHLAELPAPKSGLGLTQRITLSILDDLGDMPAGQIFQILMARREPLPFLGDLMFWHVLTELAKSTDPVILMDPDSAGQPWPKRVFSLRDAGRRVLAGEEDYISIQRGVRWVGGVEIRPGRSAWRWDEEKGEVLRA